From Micromonospora echinospora, one genomic window encodes:
- a CDS encoding cytochrome c: MTSDNDRRRGLLARLRRQRSVAPSRGRRRLGAAVRLIAALMLAGGAYAVFAPGAQAQDNPPLTGAAAEGKALFDVSCVSCHGRNAQGVEGRGPSLIGVGAASVEFQVSSGRMPMARQEAQAERKTPVFTDEQTRQLAQYIQELGGGPEVPEGDLRADANLATGGELFRINCSQCHAFGGGGGALSSGKYAPSLHPATDRQIYAAMLSGPQNMPVFGDNQITPEQKADIIAYIQETLKDDRDPGGFNLGRYGPSTEGVAIFLVGIVALVFASLWIAGKS, translated from the coding sequence ATGACTTCTGACAACGACCGCCGACGCGGCCTGCTCGCGCGGCTGCGCCGCCAGCGGTCCGTGGCACCCAGCAGGGGCCGCCGCCGGCTGGGTGCCGCAGTCCGGCTGATCGCCGCGCTCATGCTGGCCGGCGGTGCCTACGCCGTCTTCGCCCCGGGCGCCCAGGCGCAGGACAACCCGCCGCTCACCGGTGCCGCAGCCGAGGGCAAGGCGCTGTTCGACGTGAGCTGCGTGAGCTGCCACGGCCGCAACGCGCAGGGCGTCGAGGGGCGCGGGCCGAGCCTCATCGGTGTCGGCGCGGCCTCGGTCGAGTTCCAGGTCAGCTCGGGCCGGATGCCGATGGCCCGGCAGGAGGCCCAGGCGGAGCGGAAGACCCCGGTCTTCACCGACGAGCAGACCCGCCAGCTCGCCCAGTACATCCAGGAGCTCGGTGGCGGCCCGGAGGTCCCCGAGGGGGACCTGCGCGCGGACGCCAACCTCGCCACCGGCGGTGAGCTGTTCCGGATCAACTGCTCGCAGTGCCACGCCTTCGGCGGTGGCGGCGGTGCGCTCTCCTCCGGGAAGTACGCGCCGAGCCTCCACCCCGCCACGGACCGGCAGATCTACGCCGCGATGCTGAGCGGTCCGCAGAACATGCCGGTGTTCGGCGACAACCAGATCACCCCGGAGCAGAAGGCGGACATCATCGCCTACATCCAGGAGACCCTGAAGGACGACCGGGACCCGGGTGGGTTCAACCTGGGCCGCTACGGTCCCTCCACCGAGGGCGTGGCCATC
- a CDS encoding heme-copper oxidase subunit III — protein sequence MTAAPAIDKSRIHSLTRPNMVSVGTIVWLSSELMFFAALFAMYFSIRAAAPEQWEKHTEVLNIPYATTFTLILVASSVTCQLGVFAAEKGDVHALRRWFTITFVMGLIFVLGQLNEYRELVHHGVKINADGYGSMFYLTTGFHGLHVTGGLVAFIIFMIRTTMGRFTPAQATSAIVVSYYWHFVDVVWIGLYFMIYWLQ from the coding sequence GTGACTGCGGCCCCAGCCATTGACAAGAGCCGGATCCATTCCCTGACCCGACCCAACATGGTCAGTGTCGGGACGATCGTCTGGCTCTCCAGCGAGCTCATGTTCTTCGCGGCGCTGTTCGCGATGTACTTCTCCATCCGCGCGGCGGCGCCGGAGCAGTGGGAGAAGCACACCGAGGTGCTGAACATCCCGTACGCGACGACCTTCACGCTGATCCTGGTGGCGTCCTCGGTGACGTGCCAGCTCGGCGTCTTCGCCGCGGAGAAGGGCGACGTGCACGCGCTCCGGCGCTGGTTCACGATCACCTTCGTGATGGGCCTGATCTTCGTCCTCGGTCAGCTCAACGAGTACCGCGAGCTGGTCCACCACGGCGTCAAGATCAACGCGGACGGGTACGGGTCGATGTTCTACCTGACCACCGGGTTCCACGGCCTGCACGTGACCGGCGGTCTGGTGGCCTTCATCATCTTCATGATCCGCACCACCATGGGTCGGTTCACCCCGGCCCAGGCCACGTCGGCGATCGTCGTGTCGTACTACTGGCACTTCGTCGACGTCGTGTGGATCGGCCTCTACTTCATGATCTACTGGCTTCAGTGA